The Caldicellulosiruptor changbaiensis genome has a segment encoding these proteins:
- a CDS encoding fumarylacetoacetate hydrolase family protein, whose product MKLGRFFYANKTFFGLVEDDMVRVVKSIDPLTVSKEIYPKEALKILSPVKPSKVICVGLNYKDHANELKLEIPQTPVLFLKPPTCVIGHMESIIYPEHMSKQVDYEGELAIVIKKECRNVTPDEAKKYILGYTCANDVTARDLQPKNGQWTVAKSFDTFLPLGPIITDEIDPNNSRIKTYLNGKVVQSSNTNNFIFNVETLVSYISSIMTLKPFDVIITGTPSGIGPMKRGDIIEVEIEGIGRLTNYVE is encoded by the coding sequence ATGAAACTTGGAAGATTTTTTTATGCAAATAAGACATTTTTCGGACTTGTGGAAGATGATATGGTAAGAGTTGTAAAAAGTATAGACCCACTGACTGTAAGCAAAGAAATTTATCCAAAAGAAGCCTTGAAAATCTTATCTCCTGTAAAACCCTCAAAAGTCATCTGTGTGGGACTCAATTATAAAGACCATGCAAATGAGCTAAAACTTGAAATCCCTCAAACTCCTGTTCTTTTTCTAAAACCCCCAACATGCGTAATCGGACACATGGAAAGTATCATATACCCAGAGCATATGAGCAAACAGGTAGATTACGAAGGTGAGCTTGCAATAGTTATTAAAAAGGAGTGTCGAAATGTCACACCTGACGAAGCAAAAAAATACATATTGGGCTATACCTGTGCAAATGATGTCACTGCAAGAGACCTGCAACCCAAAAATGGACAATGGACAGTTGCAAAATCATTTGACACATTCTTGCCACTTGGCCCTATCATAACAGATGAGATTGATCCAAATAATAGTAGAATTAAAACATACCTGAATGGAAAAGTGGTACAAAGCTCAAATACCAACAATTTTATATTCAATGTAGAAACTCTTGTAAGCTATATAAGCTCAATAATGACATTAAAACCATTCGATGTGATTATAACTGGCACTCCTTCAGGAATTGGACCAATGAAAAGAGGAGATATCATTGAGGTTGAAATTGAAGGAATAGGAAGGCTTACCAATTATGTTGAATAA
- a CDS encoding BofC C-terminal domain-containing protein codes for MKLYFRTAVLTAIIIFLFLISFVVGFTITIEKSKIKSKQQLKGKNITEIAYIKDSFPQRINEDTILVVRKYFKGCGHIIEEKSNISKEFVNMTKEDFKSLFSGWEIDAFNSKYVVISRTFEGYCSNHFIISIKDDRVAIFYSQPVDGDNLKLVTPISIDDLPEKEVEDLKKGIVVNSFEDAIKIVEDFGS; via the coding sequence ATGAAGCTCTATTTTAGAACTGCCGTTCTCACTGCTATTATAATTTTCTTATTTCTAATATCATTTGTGGTGGGATTTACTATAACCATAGAAAAAAGCAAGATAAAATCAAAGCAGCAGTTAAAAGGAAAGAACATTACTGAAATTGCATATATAAAAGACAGTTTTCCACAGAGAATAAATGAGGACACAATTTTAGTTGTGAGAAAATATTTTAAAGGCTGTGGGCACATTATTGAAGAGAAGTCCAATATCTCTAAGGAATTTGTCAACATGACCAAGGAGGACTTTAAAAGCCTTTTTAGTGGCTGGGAAATAGATGCGTTTAACTCTAAATATGTAGTAATCAGTAGAACGTTTGAAGGTTATTGCTCTAATCACTTTATAATTTCAATCAAAGATGACAGGGTAGCGATTTTTTATTCTCAACCTGTTGATGGTGACAATCTTAAATTGGTAACTCCAATAAGCATAGACGATTTACCAGAAAAAGAGGTTGAGGATTTGAAAAAGGGCATAGTTGTAAACTCATTTGAAGATGCAATAAAGATTGTTGAGGACTTTGGAAGCTAA
- a CDS encoding YebC/PmpR family DNA-binding transcriptional regulator, whose amino-acid sequence MSGHSKWANIRHKKEKTDAQKGKIFSKLGRELMVVAKMYGPDPETNPKLRDVIAKAKANNMPMDKIMGFIKRAAGEIDTTGYEDITYEGYGPGGVAVIVEAMTNNRNRTAGEIRHIFDKNGGNLGQTGCVSWMFNRKGVIVIEKENFPDEDFVMEKALEYGAEDFASEEDVYEIITTPEDFSKVREGLEKEGFTFIRAQIEMIPQTTVRLSEEDAQKMRRLIDMLEDNDDVKEVYHNWEEEE is encoded by the coding sequence ATGTCTGGACATTCAAAATGGGCAAATATCAGGCACAAAAAGGAAAAAACAGACGCTCAGAAAGGAAAGATTTTCTCAAAGTTAGGAAGAGAATTAATGGTGGTTGCAAAGATGTATGGGCCCGACCCTGAGACAAATCCAAAACTAAGAGATGTAATTGCCAAGGCAAAGGCTAACAATATGCCTATGGATAAGATAATGGGGTTTATAAAAAGAGCAGCTGGTGAGATTGACACAACAGGCTACGAAGACATTACATATGAAGGCTATGGACCAGGCGGTGTTGCTGTAATTGTTGAAGCTATGACAAATAACAGGAATAGAACAGCAGGCGAAATCAGGCATATATTTGACAAAAATGGCGGTAATTTGGGTCAGACTGGATGCGTTTCTTGGATGTTCAACAGAAAAGGTGTAATAGTAATAGAGAAAGAAAACTTTCCAGATGAGGACTTTGTAATGGAAAAGGCTTTAGAGTACGGTGCTGAGGATTTTGCTTCAGAAGAGGATGTGTATGAAATAATAACAACTCCGGAGGACTTTTCAAAGGTCAGAGAAGGCTTAGAAAAGGAAGGATTTACATTTATAAGAGCTCAGATAGAGATGATCCCTCAAACAACTGTGAGACTTTCTGAAGAAGATGCACAAAAGATGAGAAGGCTGATTGACATGCTTGAAGACAATGACGATGTGAAAGAAGTGTATCATAACTGGGAAGAGGAAGAATAA
- a CDS encoding oligosaccharide flippase family protein encodes MNKKIINQILTLTLCNILTYSLFFFYRVFISRQIGSVGMGLYTFGMTLYYLFYNISSGGILTAISKYIAETSDLPEIKIKTAFVMSRIIFLWSIVIAIFFSLLNPIFCNTIFNTPILQKTIYPLIICTVVVSQSAILKGFFYGIQNPAPPALAEVFENIMRLSIICPLFLSLDKSTSFETKLLLAFLGILAGEISSCGFLIAAYKIKCSKNKLKIDINELAEIPSKIFKISIPLATIGVLGMIFQSLENMIIPKLFELIGMKSTQAISVYGIINGMSFPVALLPLVIINSLSIIIIPTISEIKMYDKTLNSRINSFILATLIVSLPITCIFLLYPVEICQLLYKNQLAGVYLKHISPAIVFYYLSVTLSSILNALGEVIFNFVQNTILTIIRLVLYVLFILIFKNELPYIWITNIFALISCIVMIEKISNLKFKFTIEKGTINTLLLLMCFCLFIMIVLLYFRITNIKIFIPLFLSGYAFFVFVTMLYQKWRKKN; translated from the coding sequence ATGAATAAGAAGATTATAAACCAAATTCTCACACTCACGCTGTGCAACATCTTAACATACAGCTTATTTTTCTTTTATAGAGTTTTTATTTCAAGACAAATTGGGTCTGTTGGTATGGGTCTTTATACATTTGGCATGACCTTATATTATCTATTTTATAACATCTCAAGCGGTGGAATTTTGACAGCAATATCAAAGTATATAGCTGAAACCTCTGATTTGCCTGAAATAAAAATAAAAACCGCTTTTGTAATGAGCAGAATTATATTTTTGTGGAGCATTGTAATTGCAATTTTCTTTTCACTTTTAAACCCCATATTTTGTAATACCATATTTAACACACCTATACTCCAAAAAACTATATATCCTCTTATCATTTGTACAGTAGTTGTCTCACAATCAGCAATCCTAAAAGGCTTCTTTTATGGAATCCAAAATCCTGCTCCACCTGCTCTTGCTGAAGTGTTTGAAAATATCATGAGGCTTTCAATCATATGTCCCCTCTTTTTAAGTCTTGACAAAAGTACTTCATTTGAAACAAAACTTTTACTTGCCTTTCTTGGAATACTTGCGGGTGAGATTTCGAGCTGTGGCTTTCTCATAGCAGCATATAAGATTAAATGTTCAAAAAACAAACTTAAGATTGATATAAACGAACTTGCTGAGATACCTTCTAAGATATTCAAAATCTCTATTCCTTTAGCAACAATAGGCGTACTTGGGATGATATTTCAATCGCTTGAAAATATGATTATACCAAAACTCTTTGAGTTAATTGGTATGAAAAGTACTCAAGCTATTTCAGTGTATGGAATTATAAATGGGATGAGCTTTCCTGTTGCGTTACTACCTCTTGTAATAATCAATTCACTTTCGATTATAATAATCCCTACAATTTCTGAGATAAAGATGTATGACAAAACCTTAAACTCACGAATAAACTCTTTCATCCTTGCAACGTTGATAGTCTCTCTGCCAATCACGTGCATATTTTTACTCTACCCAGTTGAAATTTGCCAGTTACTTTACAAAAATCAATTAGCTGGAGTTTACTTAAAACACATCTCCCCAGCAATAGTGTTTTACTATCTTTCTGTCACACTCTCAAGTATTTTAAATGCCCTTGGGGAGGTAATTTTCAATTTTGTCCAAAATACCATTTTGACAATCATTCGTCTTGTACTCTATGTACTCTTCATATTAATTTTCAAAAATGAGCTGCCATACATCTGGATCACCAACATATTTGCTCTAATTTCCTGTATTGTAATGATAGAGAAGATTTCAAACTTAAAATTTAAATTCACTATTGAAAAAGGTACAATCAATACTCTTCTTTTGCTGATGTGTTTCTGTTTGTTTATCATGATTGTACTTCTTTATTTTCGTATTACAAATATAAAGATATTCATACCATTATTCTTAAGCGGGTATGCATTTTTTGTTTTTGTTACTATGCTATATCAAAAATGGCGTAAGAAAAATTGA